Genomic DNA from Polyodon spathula isolate WHYD16114869_AA chromosome 8, ASM1765450v1, whole genome shotgun sequence:
AACACTGTTTTGATCTGTTCAAGTACTGTATGTGGCAACAGAAAGCCAGTCACTTTAGAGGATCACATGCAACAACAGGATCTGTTATGCCAGTGTCAGATTCAGGTTGCTCGCAGGCTGAAGTATCCGGGTCAGTTACAGAGCAGTTCGTTTCTTGACTGAGGTCGACAGGCTCCAAGTCACTGACCTCACCTTCAGAGCCAGAGCTGAGATGTGGCACTTCAGTGGGATCTACATCAGTCACAACACTGGATTCTCCCACCACTTCTTTGGACTTCGGAAGAAAACTGCAGATCATATTGGGGCGGCCTGAAAAATCTCCATCACTTAACTGGAGTACTTCTATGCCCCCTGtgtaaaaaataattgtatgtaGTTCATTGAGGACAATATTGAGAGAGGTCTGACGTGAGCTTAAAACACTGAAAACTAGATTTAAAATCTAACTAACCTGAGCCCTCCTCCCCTTCTTTCTTCTCAGACAGGAATGTCCGCTTCATCATCAGTTTTTTCACTGtatgacatttatattttaactgtGGCTTTACTTCGGACTCCAAATCTAAAACAGAAGACCTCTGTTAGGAAATAATGTACTGTTAAATATTAGGTATGTGTTTATTAGTATGGAACTGCATCTAACAGTGACATCGGCCAGGAGGAATGGAACTGAAGCAGCAGCAGATTAAAACCACAATCTTTCACAGCAGCCCATGGTTTTCACGTTAACCCTGCACTGACTTGGTAGGGATATCAGATTTGTTTGAATGCATTATTAAGCAATGATTGAACACATTAACAACAAAAGAGATTCATACCGTGATCTGCATTTTCTTCAAATATGACACATGTTCCTAGAGCATCTGTTGATACAAAATGGTAAGGCAAACTGTTACAGAGATGAAAATACAAGTCAAAATATTGTTGTAACAatataaaggaaaagaaaaatgtttttatttaaaaaatgtatttatatatatttttttaattgaaccaaGTAAAGGTGCTGATGTACTGGCATCTGGTCTTAACTTCCCCAGGGAAATAAATTTGGGTCAAAATTAAGGGAGACCTATGCatgtaatacataaaaaatcaCCTTCATATTCTCCAGCAAACACATATCTGCCCACTTGCATTACAGGCTGCTCAGTGTCTATtccctaaaaataaaattaaggaagaaaacaatgttttaattctTCTGCCTTCACAGATTGCAAGATACATACACTGGGTATTGAACTACTCACAATATGTACCACTCTAAAGACACAAAAATACTGTtggctggttttgtttttatataaaagagTAGAGTACAGTATACACTCTGAATTCACTTCTTTTTTTTGATAATATTAATTTTGCAATTTCAGACAGTATTAAGTGCACCTTTAAAACTGATGTTTGCCCTGTTTCATTAActacaaaaaaagcaataaactatatatttgtttcgtcaataaattgaatatatactgtagttttaatgATTACTTTATTTTCTCAGAATTTTGCTAAATGTTGTATACTATATGTTTACAGTATTATCCAATTATACGTGTTCATAAACATAATTTACAACTGTTTCAGCACATACTaacaaatgggaaaaaaagaaaaaaaaaagaaaacccttacCACTATCTTGCACTTGTCCACACATTGTGTTAAATAGTCCGAGTTGATGACTCCCGATAGCTCAACCACCACAAGCTGGTCCTAAACACACAATATTTGTTGGTAATAAAGGTGAGGTGGTGCTATTTCATCACCCGTTTTAATTAGTAACCATAAGTGTTCATACATTTAAACCATATTACTGAAAATGATAATTAATGCAGTGACTAAGGTTGCAAATAAACTTTGGCGTACGAAAGCGAGAAAACTGGGTCTCATTCATATAGTTATACGAATATATTAGGATGGTGATTTGACCCAAGATATTAACCAATGAGCAATTCAGATTTCGGTAACgcaggacagacacacagacacacacagacacacacacacacatatatatatatatatatatatatatatatatatatatatatatatatatatatatatatatatatatatatgtgcttaaaaaataaatacagtttttaaaaataacgaGCGCTGGAAAACAACTTTCTGAAACCGATCTGCAATTTTCTCTACGGgggtggtttaaaaaacaaaacaaaaacaaaaacaaataaataaataaaaaggcgaACCTGCCGAACTAAACAGATATATAGATAATTGTTTTAAGCATATATTGATTGATAATAAAGTCTCCCCACACCTCTTCTTCCCATTCATCATCCATGTCTACTTAATTTCGATTAGCATTCGCCTAAACATTGCTATAACAAGGGCGCCGCCATTTGTGAGTGGCCAGTCAACAGAAACACTGACTGATTCATAGAACAGGCGTCTGTAATCAATCTCAGAgcagtcttcttttttttttgttctgatgaAGACGACGAGTCccaccaacagttttttttttttttttaaaacacattttgatgttATTCGTCTCAAACCTACCTGAACTCCTTTTCGAATCATTATATTTTTGCATATGAGTGCCCATTTCCTGTTGCCGGATTAATTTAGTATAGTCTCacgttaattattttttattcagcttCATAAAATGGACATATTACTAAATATTTCATATCCTCTTACAGTCTGtaattatatgttttattattattagtcgtagtagtcgtAGTCGTTGTAGTAGTCCTATTTATTGTCCATTAAGGGGCCATTTTAGCTGTCAAGTgacagctggagaaaaaaattctatTTAGCACCCAGGGCTCCAACAAAGAcgggcaattaactaattttaacatattattattattatatttattattatttattttattattattattttggacaTTTTTATCGACATTTAATTATAACTCTTGTTTCCCCCACCCCACATCATCACAAATCCCTTCACAGTTTAAGATTAGAACGTTCTATTGTATAGAGGAGGGTTTTGacaaactgtgtttttgtatttgttgtttgtttgtttttgttttttgctataaAAGAATCAGGCTATTAAACTTTTTAATATTGACATTGATAAGACTTTCCATTTCTTTTTCTCCTGAGGATATTTATGTCAAAATCTCTGTCCCTTTCCTTCCCATGAAACATGCGTGAACTGGGCTCCATgccaatatttttctttttctgaatatCATGAGAGATTTGTATATATCTAAAGTAATATCTGTCCTGATGTTTAAATCTCCGTGTACTGCCTGTAGAGCACTCAGAGTCAGTGACAGACAAGTTCATAGACAGCTTTACATTAAATGGGACATATTCTCCTTACATTTACtcctatgttttaaaatgaaaaacacctgttaatttagcatttcacacTTATAGTTTGTAAACATCTAAGCGAAATGACAACTCAAATAGCTTATTTTAACTGGGTATGAAGACTAGCAAAGTAACTAACCCATCACCCAGCTGATGTCATCCCCATGGTTTATGACATCAGCCAGGTGATGGTTTAGTAAAATCACATCTGAAAAAGCTCATGACTTACACTATAGTGATGgttgtattttgatttttctCTGCTGGTGCTTTTAGTATTTGGATTTTAAGAATACGAGTTTGAGGACTTGACTATTGTATATTTCAACCCAAAGATGCCTGATTCAAATACCAACACTTTAAAAGTAGGGATTGTGAGCACACTGGGTAAATACCTGACTTCAGAGTATTATGCAAActgtgtcactgctgctggatGTGAGATGAGAACAAACCAGGTGCATTATTAAAGACTAGGCTAacctttaaatatgtttattttcatttattacttTTCAGATGAAAATAGATTTCTGAAgtgttttgataaaaaataaaataaaagtggaatATGCTTggtataatactgtacattttcttatggaAATTAATTTATCAAACAAAGTTTTGTAACAGGCTGTTTTGCTTGGGTGGTTTAACACGGTGCCTACAAAGTCTGTCGGTTTACAACAATGTAGGGAGTTATTCTGTACTGCATATGTTACAGGACTACCAATGTGCAGTATTTATTATAGACTATGAGTACTCTGCTTTGTCAGAAACCAGACACTtacatatttcttatttatttatcataaacAAAGTTGATTGTGATGTATTGTGGAATCTGCTTGCACCTATGTGCATATATGTGACACagactgtttgtgtgtgtctctatctcGCAGATATGGGATGTGGAGATTCAGTCTTTCAGAGGAAGCCAGGTAGTGGTGGCGCTCAAAGGCTCTCGTGGGTTGAGACTTGTGGTTGATTTAGATGGATCGGTAAGCTGTGGTGCTTCGTGTACAGAACCTCAAAACCTGTTTCTGTTGACATTCCAACCTAATGGGAAATGGAGCTTTAAATCCTTAGCTACTGGCACTCACTTAGAGGCTGATGGGGAAGATGTCATCTGTGTCTCTGAAAACGTTAGAGATGAGCACCTCTGGACCCCCTGCATAGCCATCCATTCCCATGTGGTTTTCTTCAATATTAGGAGCCATCTTTATTTGCAGGCTGATCCAGAAGAAGACCAAGTTTGGGCAGGCGCCACTTACCCTTTTAATGAACGCTGTGGTTTTGTCATGTTGTTTGACAAAGACAAAGGGAAGTACCATCTGAGAACAAGTGATGGTTTATATGTGTCTTCAGTAAAAAAGCTGGTTAGCAAGCCCAGTGAAAAGACAGCTTTAACTTTTCATCTAAGACCAGGGTacctggcttctttttttgatgaTTGTGGAAGTCGCTTGTTCCCTCATGGGAGAAGTGGAGCTTTATTACCAGGAAATATCcacattaataaagatgagtGGTTTGTGATCAAGAGAAACCCTTGTTTAATCACATTGAAGGCTCTGAATAAGAACTATGCAACAGTTACCTGTGGTaattataatgtttatttataattcattttctagtctttttcttttctaaaatgaCTCAAAGTGTGTCAAAACATGTTATGGACATTCATTAGCATAAATTCATAATCATGGTCATTCATGGTGGCATATTTATTTATGATTGTAGCTTGTGACTTCTAGGTCTAATGAAGATTATATTTTAGTAACCAGTGGCCTCAGCATCACAAGATAGGTGATTCCATAGCAATGTCCtgattttagaaaaacaaatcagaaaaaaaagctcTAAGGAAGGTCTCTGAGTAGGTCAGCCTGCAAAGTGCAACATCAATTTGCAAATGAgcagatttacattttcacatcAGAAGGGTTCTTATGAACCTCACTAACcatgattttattaattttttactttattgCAACGTCAGCCATACGTATCCAGACATTTGACATGTAATTGTCCATAGTGAACATCATATATTATAATTGTGGGTCATTTTCATTGTATGTCCCATATGCGTGTAATTCTTAAATACAGTAGATTTACAGCATGGATACAGTCTGATAATACTCGATTGAAATGCACATGAAGTGTCAACTGCATGCCTATTCAGTGGACAAATATCAACTCGGAAGTTCGTGACTGGAGGCCTCAGGGTTCAGACTTTCAAGATAAGTAATATCTGGTAAACAGCCTTCAAAGCAATGTTTATGTTTTTCCACAGGTGTTGAGGTGTATGCCAATAGAAATAAACCTGACAGTCACTCATTATTTGAGTTGGAGGTAAACCCCAGGACAGAGCTGGTAAAGATTCAGACTCCTAAAGGCAGATACCTTACCCTGGTAATGAACatttcgtatttatttattttttcttttgttggttttACCAGTAGAAAACCCAATGAAGCTTAATGATGGTTCCATATTAGGTACTTTTCAATAGCCCCAATGACTAAGATCAGAAAAGAGGTATTTAAAGAGTGAGTAGtgtcaaataacatttttatactgTACCCTATGCTATGTTAAGGTACTGTGGCTATGAGTAcagcagctgctcttcagttctagtttaGTGTCAGTTGATTTATGTAATGTTGGCTAGATCAGCCACTGTGTCTATGTTTGTAAGCTCCAGCATCATCTAGTGTGCAGCAGTGTATTgatagcaaaacaaaatgaaacctgGAGCTAATCGCTAGATGGTgctgctggctcttacttctaaaGTCGCTTCAGTTGATCTCTGTTAAATATAGCAAGCACCACCCAGAATGATAGCAAACATCCCCCCAAAAAAGGAGGTGGTAAGAGAGCAAAGAAAATTGAATGTGAAGCTCTTGTTCGTAAAGTTATGCCAGCAGCCACTTTCAATAATTCTTAATGGACTTGTGATTGGTTTAGTGATCCTTTTAAGTAGTTTCAAACCCCTGGTAATATATAGGCTGTTTACTAGAAGTAAAATCTCTTTCAGCTGATCACTGCATATGACTGACAAACATGTGTCAGAGTTAGAGACCAGCTGTAGTTGGTAAATTGCTTTCAGGGTTGTTGGAATCCCAGACTGATCAACAGGTGTCAGGTGTCAATATTATTGGTTATTGTATAAGCCACAACAAGGGCCTATGAACATGTTTTTCCGTCTTGCCTTAGAGAGGGAGTAACAGTGTGATAGCAGATGGAGATGGGGATGAGAGCAATTCCTTGTTTGAAGTGGAGTGGCGATACGGTAAAGTGTGCTTCCAAGCATCCAATGGAATGTACCTTACAGTTAAACCAATTGGACTTATCACAGCCAGTTCTCCTGAAGTCGGTAAGATTTTCATACTGGCAATGTACTTTTTATGTACAGTACTCTTAAATGTAGAATTTGGACTGAGCAATGAAACCTAAATTAGTATGCCATCACCTaactaaaccttttattttttgtaactttttaggGCCAAATGAACAGTTTGTGGTACAGCTGGCAAATCGGCCCTTCTTGATGATGCGTGGTAAATACGGCTATGTTGGTAAATCTATCCACCATGCTGTTTTGCAGTGCAACTTGCCAGAGCCTGAACAGATCAGTCTGATTCCCTGCAAGCATGGATTCTACCACTTTAAAGGTAAAGGTGAATCTGTAGACAAATCTGCTGCTAGATACCCAATGATAGAATTCTATCATTTTTGAATTTTATGTCCAGTATTTTGAAGAAACAGTGTATTCACtacaacaacattaaaacaatgctCTGTTCCACAACATAACAGTGCTGTGTTGCAAACTGTTCAGCTATTGCACTGGCATTCAACCAGTCCTTTTAATAACAATAACGtgataaatgttgttttttatgcaGGGTCAAATGGTAATTTCTGGACAATGACAGAAAACGATACATTCAAAGCTGATGGGAATGTCGttctgaatttctgcattgaaat
This window encodes:
- the LOC121319900 gene encoding general transcription factor 3C polypeptide 6-like isoform X2, which encodes MIRKGVQDQLVVVELSGVINSDYLTQCVDKCKIVGIDTEQPVMQVGRYVFAGEYEDALGTCVIFEENADHDLESEVKPQLKYKCHTVKKLMMKRTFLSEKKEGEEGSGGIEVLQLSDGDFSGRPNMICSFLPKSKEVVGESSVVTDVDPTEVPHLSSGSEGEVSDLEPVDLSQETNCSVTDPDTSACEQPESDTGITDPVVACDPLK
- the LOC121319900 gene encoding general transcription factor 3C polypeptide 6-like isoform X1, with translation MDDEWEEEDQLVVVELSGVINSDYLTQCVDKCKIVGIDTEQPVMQVGRYVFAGEYEDALGTCVIFEENADHDLESEVKPQLKYKCHTVKKLMMKRTFLSEKKEGEEGSGGIEVLQLSDGDFSGRPNMICSFLPKSKEVVGESSVVTDVDPTEVPHLSSGSEGEVSDLEPVDLSQETNCSVTDPDTSACEQPESDTGITDPVVACDPLK
- the LOC121319130 gene encoding fascin-3-like; protein product: MPDSNTNTLKVGIVSTLGKYLTSEYYANCVTAAGCEMRTNQIWDVEIQSFRGSQVVVALKGSRGLRLVVDLDGSVSCGASCTEPQNLFLLTFQPNGKWSFKSLATGTHLEADGEDVICVSENVRDEHLWTPCIAIHSHVVFFNIRSHLYLQADPEEDQVWAGATYPFNERCGFVMLFDKDKGKYHLRTSDGLYVSSVKKLVSKPSEKTALTFHLRPGYLASFFDDCGSRLFPHGRSGALLPGNIHINKDEWFVIKRNPCLITLKALNKNYATVTCGVEVYANRNKPDSHSLFELEVNPRTELVKIQTPKGRYLTLRGSNSVIADGDGDESNSLFEVEWRYGKVCFQASNGMYLTVKPIGLITASSPEVGPNEQFVVQLANRPFLMMRGKYGYVGKSIHHAVLQCNLPEPEQISLIPCKHGFYHFKGSNGNFWTMTENDTFKADGNVVLNFCIEIRGINLLAILAPNGCYLRGENSGVLSATGQTIDEDCLWEF